The DNA sequence CGTGAGACCCAATCTATAAGAGATGGAGACTCTGGCTGTTATTCGTCCCATTAAAAACGCCTGGTTTCTCGAGAACCTTCAGTCCACTGTGCAAATCTTTGTCGAGCTTTGTGAATCCCCTCGGTGGCTGATCCCCCTAATAAGAAACACGAGAGGTAAATTCTTTGCATACGTGGCTTTCCTCTCTTCTCACTTTATTTGTGTAAATCACGCACAAATCGGTGATGGCCATGCCCCTGAAGTGGGCCTCACCTCGTTGCGGCCCCTTGCGAAATGTAAAGTACGTCTTCTTGACATTCACGCCAACGCCTTGATTCACATCCGCGTCGCGTCCGCCGACAGATCGGATAAGGAGACCGTGCCCAGGTGCAACTCTCGATCCCTCATACACAACGCTAAGGGAGCAGGTTTTTATTAGTAATACTTTCATTAATTTTTGCTCTCTAAGGGACTGGGGGTAGTATACACACGCATTTCTATATTAGGTAGGTTATGTCAGGGCCGCACCGTTTTCTCGTGcgatagaaaacgaaggcaatgGAAACCCGAGCCCTAAAACTGGACCCACCCCTTAAGGAAGCCTAACCATGCCTATGGTCTAACTGTGTCCTGTTCCCCTCCCCGCCCCTCCAAACTCACTCGACGTCGGTTACGGGAAGCTCGTCCTTTCCTCGCTTGAAGCAGAGATACACCGACTTGCCGCCGATGTGACCCCGATTGAGATCGGCGAATTCGCTCGTGTTGGCACGACGCACGAACTCGTAACCGGGCGGCGCCCGCTCGTCGTGACccgcgaagacgacggccaTGTTCGTCAGCGGTTTGACGATCTCCGGCAGGTCGATCTGCTCGAGTTCGGCGTCGAGAACCTGACGCGACTGATCGCTCAGgcccacgacgacgaaatagtCGGCGACCATCGTCGAATTGGGCATGGACGGAGACGAAGTCGGAGAAAAGGAGGCTGCCATTTGtttatcttctttttcggACTTGCAAGCAAGCTGTTTGATTGCTGCTAGACCGTCAGCGACGTGAGcataagaagaaaacggtcTCCTGAAAGTTTCGACTAGTTATTCGGGGAGGTAACAAACCAGGATATCATGCCTCCGCGCCGATAAATACGTCTTCCGCATGCGTCGTTATGGCTCTTGTTCGAGGTGCGTTTACGCTAAAAACGCAAGCATTTTGCGAATTAATTTTCGTTTCAGCAGGTTCCTTCGCGGTCGGACGCTCACTTTCTAGTCGCGCTTTCACGCGGTGAGGCGAAATAAATGCGAAAAATACTAGTCGGACGACTTCGATCCTAACAGAGCCGCTTTTCCTTTGGGAACGCAACTGCAGGAAATCAAATCGTTACCAGCGCTTCAGACGAGGTTATTAGGTTgccgaaaaacgtcgaactTTGCCCGAAATCGCGCGTTTCGTAGTTCGGCGCCCTTTCGCGAGCAGAGCACCGCTTCTCCGGCCAAAATCGAccctccgcctccgcctaCGAGAGGAAGAGTCGACAATGCAGCGGGTATAGCAAACGCCGTGTGTCCCGGCGCAAATACGATATTGATTTTAGAGTTCGTACTCACAAAAGTGGACGAGCTGATTAGCTGGGCTCGACGGGTGAGATTTCGGCTAATCCaatcaaattaataatttttggCCTAATTAATCTATGTCTGGGGCGTTTCCGACgctaataaatatttaattttcgTTCTTAGGGGTCCCTCTGGCCTATGACGTTTGGTCTTGCCTGCTGTGCTGTAGAAATGATGCACATGACAGTGGCTCGgttaactttttcaaaacccttttctttttcctaaATTTTACTTCTCGCTCTTCTAGTTACGATATGGATCGGTTTGGAATTGTATTCAGAGCAAGCCCCGTATGTCTACGCAGGTGATTTCTTCTCTGTGACTAACCTCTTTGATTAGCGccaatctgacgtcatgatCGTCGCTGGAACGCTGACAAATAAAATGGCACCGGCGCTGAGAAAAGTCTACGATCAAATGCCAGAACCGCGTTGGGTGATATCAATGGGAAGGTAATATCGAGCCTCTCTCCTGTGATTGGGTAGAAAATGGGTCCTCGATAGTTGCGCAAATGGGGGAGGCTATTATCACTATTCTTACTCGGTTGTCCGCGGTTGTGATCGCATTGTTCCTGTCGATATCTATGTTCCTGGATGCCCACCTACAGCCGAAGCGCTTCTCTACGGAATTCTACAGcttcagaagaaaatcaaacgacATCGTCCCATTACGATGTGGTACAGGAAATAGTTTGACTTGTATGTAGCCTCTTTACCCTTTTGGTTGTATTGTGTGAATGTATCTAAAAATATGAACGTGTTGATGCATTCTTGTCTCACTGGCACAtacaaaagagaaagttAGATAAGACTGTTGACAGGGGCTACACTTACTCTAATCTTCGTCTCctgattttaattaacgttGTCGTTTTCATTTGgaatcgacttcttcaaacGACGCGCTCTTTCCCCGGCCTTCTGCTAAAAAATACGGTTACATCGCCTACTTTTCAATGACATCAAAAAAACATGAGCACGTTCACTGCACCGCACCACGAAGAAGAGTTGCGCACACATAGCGAAGACACGACAGAATTCTCCAAAAGCTACAATTGCACCAACGACGTCTCAGCTTATcgcggcggaagcggcggagCTCCTCCTCCAGTGGGCCCCTTCAATCGAGAACCTCCTGATCGGCTCGACGCTGGCGCCGCAAAACCGCCACGTTGCTGCCTGGAACGATGAGCCATACCGGGAGATCGTCCGCCGGGACGCGAAACTCTAGCCGAGGTGTCTCGCGACGACTGAAGCATCTTGGCCTGAAGAAACGCATTCGTCAGGAGTCGCAAGTCTTCTCATTCAATGCCTTACCTGCTGAGATGTCGCCACCAGGTCAGCGTAGTCGAGTTCCTCGTCGGAATCCTAAAATGCTCGTGGTCGTGCCAAGCTATGTAAGAACGCCGTCCTTACCTGCCCGCACGCTACTGTGAGAAGGTCGCCTTGCTCGTTGATGTGATTTTTCTGATGATACGCCACGAGGGTGGCCAAGTTTTTGTGGACTTTTGGCTCGCCGACGATGATAAACCTGCCGGACGGAGTCTGGTCTATCATATAATGCTTGCATCGATCAGCGACTCTACATAGATAAAACGAGTGGCTcgactaaaagaaaaagtagtCAACGCTCTCTACATACCTAAAGGAAAGCGAATATCCAAAGCGACTTTCGCTGACGCGAATAATGAAGCAGCCGATGGGCTTTCTGGTGAGCATCTGTTCCGCAGCTCTGCACACATTTAAGAAACGCTTTGCTCTAGTCTAATTTGCGCCCAAGTGACTAACTGACCGTCTCGTAATGATACCGTGAAACCATTCGTGAAACTGTccgttcgccgtcgtcgtctggcTCACCTGCGTCTCCTGAAACCAGCGCACCGAGCTAGAAAAGAATGTGTTGATTTgattctttttaattaataacgatTCGTGGCACTTACGCGGCTTTGGTTCCCTGTCGACCGAATCTCTTGTTAGGATCCGCCCACTTAGGAATCACCTCTTCAAATTCATCCAAATCGTCATCTGATTCGTCCGAGTCCTGAATATAAGAAAACTCTGCTGAAACGCGTGCGACGTCAAGGAGGACGCACGTACCGGCAGTGGCGGAGGCGGCAGGTCGGCTGTGGACGGAACAGTTGGAAGTGGAGGCGGCCAGCATGTAGCTGCTTGATGGACTTTTTCTAAGAGATCGGTCAGCGTCTCGACGTGCCAGTACTTGAGAAAAACTTTGGTTTTTCTAAACGACGAGTAAAACGGGAAGAAAATCTGGCCCCGTCGTCTCACCCAATGTGCCAATTTTTGATGCCGGTTCCTTCGAGTATGACGCGACAGCtgcaaaattcgaaattaaaaaaaacacaaaagtTGCAAGTAATACATACCTTGCTTCGTCAGGAACGGTCAGGTTTTTCTTAGCGAGGGCCTTGTATCTAAGAGAGACGTTTCCGATACAAAACGTTGTTGGTCTCCTTGACTACCTTGTGAAAAACTCTTCAAATGTAGACCTGATTGCATATCCTTCGCGTCGAATGCGAGTCGTTTCCAGCATTCCGCAATAGTTCAACTATAAATAGATCAGCAGGTAACAAGCAGCTCATAAAAAAATGTTTATATCTAATGcggttgttttttttttcctttccttctcACCTGAGCTGTCACGTAGTGGTCTTCAAACAGATTGGCACGCTAAAGACAGAAGAAACGAGAGGAATCAATTTGGGTCATGCACGCTACAACACCGCGGACCTTTTGTTTGTTTGGTTTGATGCAGCGAACAAAATGAGGACTCGCAGCGTTCATCTTTTCCATCAGAACTTCAAGTGAACTCTACATAAAAACGCCAGTCCGTtgtcaaatattttgatTGAGTAAAAATCCCACTTTAAATTGGCCTCCCACTGTCATTTTTCTCAcactctttcctttttcggCAAACTTATACAAGACAATCCGTCAATGTGAAATGCAACTAGAAAGTATAGTTACCGCTCGGCTTTGCATGCGCGTCTTTCTCGCTCCCTTGTCGCGACGGGCGTCGCGATGGCGGTCACGACAGGCGTCGCGACGGGCTTCGCGATGACTCTGCAAAGCCAACGTTCCCGTTCTTGTAATCGTCCCTAGAGTCAAATAAACCGAgtacggtgacgtcatacatGTACAGCCGAACCTCTGAAAATGTGACTTAACAGTTCATTTTCGCTAATCTGAAGCATCTCGATGGCGCCACTTGGCAACGCGTCCCTGTTCTTCTCCAGAAAGCTATTTGTGTCATATTCCACCTAGAAGACAACGCTAATGACGTAGATCGCCGTCTCCTCGTTACTTTTCCAGCGTAGTGAGAGAGAGTGAAAAGAGTGCTTTTCGTGTCCTTGGCGCGTGCAAAAAACGGCAATTTTTTGAAGTTCGCATCCGTCTTCTCCAAAAAGCTCAGGTCAGTTGCCTGTGGAAAGTGACTATCTTCGTCAAGCAAAGCCAGAAAACCAATTGGCTTCATCATAAAAAAATTCTGAACAAAAGTTCGGATCAGTTCTCTACACGCTacttttttcaatttaccAAAATAGGCATGTTGTCTTCGTATGTGATGTTGGTCACGTCGATGCCCTCCTTGTTATATTCCTCAAGTTCCATTCTGAAAATGTGCTACGTTCATTAGACAAAGTGTTTCGCTCATCGACACATAAGCAAGTTCTTCTGAAATTCACCTCGTTGAAGAAGTACTGAAGTTGCTCGTTTGCCAGATTGATGCAAGCCTGCTCAAAGCTGTTTTGATTCAAATTTTCAAATCCAAAAATGTCAAGAATTcctaataaattaataataaaaaccTCTACTCGTTTCCCTCTCTTTCCCTCAAACCTATCTCAATTATGTCAGTTTGGGAGACTTTTGACTCCGGAGCCAAAAGGGTGTTCACCCTGTTCACAATCCAACCGAACAAACGGCCGTAAACGGCTTTAGCAATGGCATCGCGAGCATCTGAACGCATTTGCcatgcaaaaaaaacagaacaAACCCTCAAGACAAACCCAAAGCTCTCTGAACGCCAAGGTTGCGTCTGATTTGCTCTCCCCTCGTGACCGTCACGCTGACGGTCATCATATCAACCAGCTGCATTGGATCCAATCCAAAGAGAACCTATAGTTTTTCTATGAGAAATCAAAGTGGCTAGCGACAAAGCGACGATCCGCACCGCAGCGTGCTTCAGTGGCCTGTCGAGATCGGACACCATCGAATGATCAGCGTCGCCTTCAAATCTCACATTTCCAAGATTGAGAAGTCCgccgagagcgaaaaagagATTCTCTTGCTCCTAGAGATAAAAGGACAGTCAGAGAAGACTCCCTTACTTTCTTTCCCGTCTCACTTCAGCCAAGAATCCCACTATGTCCATGGCCGTCTGCAGGGCGTCGTAACCATTGCTGAGCTCTTTTTTGTAGCGTTTCAACGGACTCGATCCATTGGAAAGGTATCTGCTTGCAgtagaaaattgaaagaatttttttgacagtCCCACCTCTGATCGTCCGGATTGCCGAGTTTGTACTTCTGCTGTTTCTCGCCGTTCAAGCCAGCAAAGAGATAATAGAAAATGTGAAAGTTTCGTTCGCCCGGCGCCTGACGCACGACTCGCGATTTTTCCAACAGATATTCCGATATTTTGGCTCCCAGTACTAGAAAAGAATTGTGGAATCAAAGAGGCTAGCCCAAACGGGGCATCTCCCCCTCCCTTACTCTTGCCCTGACGATTGAATTTCAGCTGAGTGTACTTTCCGAACCGACTCGAATTGTCGTTCATCACCGTCTGCGCGTGTCCGAACGCCTCGAGAAGAGGATTGACCTACGATAAGTGCCTCGTTCTCCGAACAACATCGCCTCGGGAGGGAGGTCTTTCTCGCCTGAATAATTTTCTGTTCTAGAGTCGGTTCGCCCTGACACAGCTCGATCAGTTGCGATATCAAGTACTTGGCCGATTCGGTATTTCCGGCGCCCGATTCGCCGCTAAATGAAAGGACGTTCATGCCAGTCGATAACGGCTAGCTGCATGCATGGGGCCGCGCCCCCCGGCCGGGCACGCTTTTCCTACGTGATGACGCAGCACTGGTTTCGCTGCGAGTCGAGCATAGAGTGATACGAAGCGTCGGCGATCGCGTAGATGTGCGGCGGCTCCTTAGACTTGTGCGCTCGTCGATAGACGGTCGCATGCTGAAAGTGACGGATGGGCGTGGCAAGGCGAACTTCGGGCGCGCGAAGGAAAACTAGTCTTCTTACCTTCTTGTCGTAAATAGGAAGACTCTTGAAAGGGTTTAATGCAACTAGAATGTCGCCGACGTACGTCTAAGGATTAAATAAAGAACGCCTGCAGCGAATAAAGTACGTGTATCGCACGTACATATATTGTGTCTCTCCCGTAGCGGACTTTTAGTTCTTTCAGCAGAGTCTGCTCGTCCAGACGCGCCAACGTTGCCAAATCTTCGACCTCGCCGATCGGGGGTCGGCCCACTAGCGAAGCCATATTCTTCAAATCTGCACTCACTCCAGGTTGTACACCCCCTCACTGGGTATCTTATCATTCATCATCAACTCATGAAATGACGTCCGATTGACTCAGATACTATGAAAAGCTGCGGAGGAGGAGATCCACAAGGCCGCGAAGGACCGCTTTTGTTTCGGCGGTGGAATTAAACCCCCAAATCGGCTACATCGTTGGGATTCCAATGGTCATTTCAATGCTTATCAACGTTAAGTCACGAGCCTGTCACGAGATAAAAGTCACTCAATTAGCAATCCACAATCCCTAAGTCCACCAAAGATGTTTACTGTGTTGATCCACCTACGCTTCGCACACGCGGGGGCTAGAGTAGATCCGAACCAGCGACAAGCGTCGCTCGTTCTGTCCAAAGCGGATGCCAATCTAATCCCAGGTCCCCTTCGGCTCCCGCGAGACGGGTGCTCAGCTGATGGGTGCCAATGCCTGAAGGGACCGTGGCCCCGCCCCTGCTCATATCCACCACGTCTAACCTGATTACTGAGCTCTGTTTTGATTGGATAGTGCCGGATCGTTAAATGGCTTTTTCGCATGTCTAAGCGCTAGAATAAATTTCCAAAAAATTCGCTAGCGGGTGACGGAGTCTCTTTACTGTAGCTAAACGACGCTGAAAGTGAGTCGTTTCGAATTGGTAGCAGCGTGAATCGACTGCAACGCAAATTCTGCCACTCGCTTATGGAGTAAGAAGCGTGACGTAAGAAATCGTGGCTCTGGCCTTATTTTCTCGaagcctagaaaaaaagaaatcccactcgacgtcgattaCCAGGGAGCTCGTATTTTCCTCGCTTGAAGCAGACAGACACTGATTTGTCGCCGATGTGTGCCTCGATTGAGATCGGCGTATCTTCGCGTTTATTAGGTGGGAGTGGCCTCTTCGGTTCATTCTCCGACGACGCTCATGTTCGTCAGCGGTCTAACAAGTCGATCTGCTCGAGACTgctcacgacgacgaaataatACTCGGCGATCATCGCGCGGCTTGCTCGCAAGCCCAAAAAGGAGACAACGAATCGCTGCCGCCTTTTCTCCCACTGTGCCAAGCCCAATTCGGCGATTATTAGACCTCTAATGACGTGAACATTCGACTTGTTTATCCGGGGATGCGCAAATCGTGGCGGCTATGTTCCTTCCTCTTTTCTCCCGACCATTTCACTGccgctagaaaaaaatacggTTGCATCAGAGATTGCACAGCATACTTTTTCAATGACAccacaaagaaaagacgctCACACATAGCGTTGCAAGACACGACAGAATTCTCAAAAGCTACAATTGCACCAACGACGTCTCAGCTTATcgcggcggaagcggcggagCTCCTCCTCCAGTGGGCCCCTTCAATCGAGAACCTCCTGATCGGCTCGACGCTGGCGCCGCAAAAACGCCACGTTGCTGCCTGGAACGATGAGCCATACCGGGAGATCGTCCGCCGGGACGCGAAACTCTAGCCGAGGTGTCTCGCGACGACTGAAGCATCTTGGCCTGAAGAAACGCATTCGTCAGGAGTCGCAAGTCTTCTCATTCAATGCCTTACCTGCTGAGATGTCGCCACCAGGTCAGCGTAGTCGAGTTCCTCGTCGGAATCCTAAAATGCTCGTGGTCGTGCCAAGCTATATGTAAGAACGCCGTCCTTATACCTGCCCGCACGCTACTGT is a window from the Oscarella lobularis chromosome 10, ooOscLobu1.1, whole genome shotgun sequence genome containing:
- the LOC136191768 gene encoding NADH-quinone oxidoreductase subunit B-like isoform X1, with the protein product MALVRAGSFAVGRSLSSRAFTRAAFPLGTQLQEIKSLPALQTSSAPFREQSTASPAKIDPPPPPTRGRVDNAAEFVLTKVDELISWARRGSLWPMTFGLACCAVEMMHMTVARYDMDRFGIVFRASPRQSDVMIVAGTLTNKMAPALRKVYDQMPEPRWVISMGSCANGGGYYHYSYSVVRGCDRIVPVDIYVPGCPPTAEALLYGILQLQKKIKRHRPITMWYRK
- the LOC136191768 gene encoding NADH-quinone oxidoreductase subunit B-like isoform X2 is translated as MALVRGSFAVGRSLSSRAFTRAAFPLGTQLQEIKSLPALQTSSAPFREQSTASPAKIDPPPPPTRGRVDNAAEFVLTKVDELISWARRGSLWPMTFGLACCAVEMMHMTVARYDMDRFGIVFRASPRQSDVMIVAGTLTNKMAPALRKVYDQMPEPRWVISMGSCANGGGYYHYSYSVVRGCDRIVPVDIYVPGCPPTAEALLYGILQLQKKIKRHRPITMWYRK
- the LOC136191748 gene encoding myosin-IIIb-like, with product MMNDKIPMGRPPIGEVEDLATLARLDEQTLLKELKVRYGRDTIYTYVGDILVALNPFKSLPIYDKKHATVYRRAHKSKEPPHIYAIADASYHSMLDSQRNQCCVITGESGAGNTESAKYLISQLIELCQGEPTLEQKIIQVNPLLEAFGHAQTVMNDNSSRFGKYTQLKFNRQGKILGAKISEYLLEKSRVVRQAPGERNFHIFYYLFAGLNGEKQQKYKLGNPDDQRYLSNGSSPLKRYKKELSNGYDALQTAMDIVGFLAEEQENLFFALGGLLNLGNVRFEGDADHSMVSDLDRPLKHAAVLFGLDPMQLVDMMTVSVTVTRGEQIRRNLGVQRALDARDAIAKAVYGRLFGWIVNRVNTLLAPESKVSQTDIIEIGILDIFGFENLNQNSFEQACINLANEQLQYFFNEHIFRMELEEYNKEGIDVTNITYEDNMPILNFFMMKPIGFLALLDEDSHFPQATDLSFLEKTDANFKKLPFFARAKDTKSTLFTLSHYAGKVEYDTNSFLEKNRDALPSGAIEMLQISENELLSHIFRGTITRTGTLALQSHREARRDACRDRHRDARRDKGARKTRMQSRAFAEKGKSVRKMTVGGQFKSSLEVLMEKMNAASPHFVRCIKPNKQKRANLFEDHYVTAQLNYCGMLETTRIRREGYAIRSTFEEFFTRYKALAKKNLTVPDEASCRVILEGTGIKNWHIGKTKVFLKYWHVETLTDLLEKVHQAATCWPPPLPTVPSTADLPPPPLPDSDESDDDLDEFEEVIPKWADPNKRFGRQGTKAASVRWFQETQVSQTTTANGQFHEWFHGIITRRAAEQMLTRKPIGCFIIRVSESRFGYSLSFRVADRCKHYMIDQTPSGRFIIVGEPKVHKNLATLVAYHQKNHINEQGDLLTVACGQDSDEELDYADLVATSQQAKMLQSSRDTSARVSRPGGRSPGMAHRSRQQRGGFAAPASSRSGGSRLKGPTGGGAPPLPPR